The genomic region TGTTACCAAAATTGCGTttcgaattaaaaaaatattctggTTATTAACTGTTTCACACGTACAGAGCATACTCCGATGTTCACTCCGTTATTCGTGCAGACTGCAGTGGTGATGTCGGGGTAGACACTACGGCAATCGCTAAACTTGATCATGCGAACAAATTGATATTGTAGCCGCTCAGGAGCTTGGACTGGAGGAGGGGTTACTCCACCCCATCCGCTGATAACGGCATATTGTTCTTCTGGTGGTCTGCTGTCAGACATTGAAATAGGTTTTTGGAGGTCGTTGAAGACGATGCGATCGGCAAGCTGcaaaaattatacatatttagGTCGGATGTCGTCTAAATCACGAATCGAAGATGAAAATTGAACGTTTACTATCTCATTCAGTCTACGAGGTATAAAactacaaaaataaaattcacgtTTGCGTCACTGCTCGGCAACACTTGTGTTTGAATAATTCAAATGATACATAATTGTCTGATTCTCCTCTATAATCTTATTTTTGCAAAATGCAGAAGACCGTCATGTCCAGGGaaacaatttaattatttatattatgaaTCGGAATTGCGGTGTCAGTTACTAAAATTTACGATTAATTTGAAACAATGGTTCTGCATTTGTTTTTACATGTGTTAGGTATTTGTTTATAGCTGAAGTCGATGCGTGCTATCTATCTAACTGTCTCTAATTATTGATTGAGCGATAATTACAGAAATGCAGTGATACTGCACGATGTCTgtctgtttttaaccgacttcgaaaaaggaggaggttactcaattcgatctgtatgtgctttTTTCGctattttttctatgtatgttcaccggttacgccgagatggatggaccaatcaggacgaaaccttctgcattttgtagggtatgtctccggATTGGTgtcttaaaaacaaatttggcattttttcattctttgtggTTTTTATTGCAAGTAACCAATAAGACTGAAAacccatcctacggtgttctaaaaattctgctcgttccactaaaaagtgtgaaataaaaaaattttctgaaaaaaaattaaaccgacttcgaaaaaacgcactaaaaagtatgaaataatttccatttaatttatgtgaatacacacgcgaacttaaatacaatacaatcttttcggaggcagcgcaaaattgataattttcccaatgacagatgttgctgattatgatttcattggaatatggtgaacttggaaatcagtaggtgagaagagaagatacattaatatgtgaaagcgtGTAGAGGaacttaaggattttcgtaatttccagtgtcgaaaatgttcaaatttgcgccgcctccgaaaagattgtattgtatttaagttcgtgtgtattcacataaattaaatggaaattatttcatactttttagtacatttttttagtgggttttttcgaagtcggtttaattttttataaagaCCCTTACCTTGATGATAGCAACATCCTTGTCAGGGTCGCTGTCGTATCCTGGGTCATAATGCATAGCCTCAACACGGTACACGTTACCACCTTGGGTACGAGAGTTGGTTGCAGTCACAATAGTGACATCCTTGATGTCATTTTTATTGGCTGCTGTGACACAGTGCGCGGCAGTGAGGATATGATTAGCATCAATAATTCCACCACCACAGATGTGACGGTTTCGTACTCTGAGGGATGCCATGTAGGGAAACTGCCCAGGCTCAGCTTCCTTTCCACCCACGATACGCTCTGCCTCATCAGCGGTTGCTAAAAAAGAAGCGAACGTGTCGAATAAATACTTTCCATTGCTGTTATAGTTCTTGTACGCACAATATTGTTGTATATATTCGCAGTAAAAGGGCGGGTCAAAATTCAAACTAGAATTGACGTGCGAAAACTGTTTTGTTGAAAgtaccattttttaaattactggTACATACTACAACCAAGTCTTGCAAGATTCACCGTGGCAAATGTCCCAAAAGAATAACGAGCCAAGAGATAAGGGAATTCTATTTTTACTTTGACAGGTCAGTATGTTGGGGCGTCATCCCTTCAATGTAAAAAAATGGACCTTCAGTCCAATGTAAAATTCTACTCTGAATTTTGGCTCTGTCTGAATAAAATGGCAGAAATTGCACAAAGCATTTTTACCAAGCTTTAAACGAATGCAAATAAATATTACTATGAAGAATGAATGATAATTTAGAGGAGTATTGTTCGATTACAGTTGTGACAATGTAAATTAGAAGGTCCTTACGGACACTTACCAAACGCCAGCGCGAACAGGAATAGCATAAACTTGGGATCCATGATGAAGGCTGGTATGTACTAATATGCTTAACCATTGACAGCAGCGGTTTATATACAGCATTCTTTGGTACTTCAAGAGCAAGTGATGTTGTCTTTAAATAGATAACGATTAGATATTATGAATTAATCTGATAAAATAATGTTTTGACACAGATgtgaattttttagaaattttctgGAGACTCTCATGTTTGCGATTTATGTCACACATTTAGTAGCTCTACAAATTTTCTAGCGCTGTTTATTAGTTTTGTTGTTATGATACTTATTAAATTTTACATCTCTATTATAAAAATGCATTTAGCATTAAATGTATTAAATGCAAGGAATGACGATTACGATCCGGTTATAAATTGAGTTatgattttcataatttttaaatttctatttttcaccGTGTATATAATGTATCCTAACTTTACCcaaattcgatgaaattttcagcacatATGTGTATACAACTGGCATAAATCGACACAAATCTACATCTTTAAAAAAAGCCCTTAAGTCAATTTAAAGAGACTTTTCCGACCGACTGTAATTCAGTATGGTAGTTCAGTATGGCATAAAGTCCAAAGTGACGTATCAAAATTAGTATCAGTCACTAACCAAAGTCACTTCAGATAGGGATACGGGTGGACTCTCCAAATTAAAGTGTTTTCAAAGTTATTTTTAGTCATGAATTgtttttatagaatatttcACGGTCGTGTTCAACATTCTTACTTGTTCCATGGTAACTAAATTGTAATATGTATTACAAGCAGTTATAAGACCAGATAAATGAAATGATGTGACACAGTTCCATCGAAGTCTCTAGCAAATATAATTCATTGGCATACCAGAGCAATTTTCATTACGATCTTCAAATTCCAACTGCCGCTGAAATCAATATGCAGCAAATTAAAGCTATTGTTATTGCCACTGTTATTGTTATCAGAAATCACTCAGAATTCAAGGTTTATTACAACTACCGAAGTATATAAAGTCCTTACACCGGTATTTTTATGAACTTGATCGTGGTGTTCGTTGAAGCTGCAGACTTACATTATGTCTCTTTATCTGCTTTGTTCTCTTCTGCTTGTGGCCTGTGGTATGTAATTCGTTTCAAAACGTTAATTTTCCTTTTCTTAGAAGAATAGAAATACACAGTACACGCTGTATTGTTGAAACATTCCCTTGTAATTTGATAAATTCGagaatcttgaaattttcgggtacccgtcgcgatcccgaaaaaatttcgtgttcccaacccgacccgatatttcgggttctcACACACCCctacaaattacgcctcgttaacggaaaaataggacttttgacttTTTATTAAGCATATCAGATATCAGTCGAGATCTATTTTTATCTAGCGTgtttgactactgagaaaccccGCGTTTGTattgtcgagaaatgagaaggcgaatcccgcacccttgcaatcctggaaaaaagagtctacccccttaagtgtCCGCCTGCGAAAGTTTACGTTTTATGATAGAATACAAAAAAGGTCGGAAACATGGACATATTCGCGACACCTGGCTGATCGCGTGAACGCTCTGTAAGTATTGGACTCTGATCGGCCTACGTCAATATCAGTAGTCAATCAGTATAGTTTAACAATACCATCTACTGATATTAGGAAATCACGTTATTGTCAGATCTAACAATATAGATTAACAATAACGTCGAGTGTTATTGTTAGATTACGCAGACTAACATCATTCGTGACGTAGGTTGTTCAGTGTTCAATATTTGCGGAGTGTCGGCCTTTTTGCGATGTGTGTGGTGTGGCGACATTCaacattgttttattaaaaacaaattccaGCAAGAGGGGCAGAAGACGAGGCAAAGGCTCCGCAGGACACTCACCTAGGCTGGTATCCATACGTGGTGTCTCTTAGGTCCAATAATGAACATATTTGCGGTGGTGCTATCATTGATCCCACTCATATCCTTACCGCTGCACACTGTCTGATAAACTTTCTGCAGACTCCTAACCAATTGGTTGCTATAACTTCTACCATTTATCTTGACCATGGGGGCGAGACTCATCCTGTTTCCGCGGTGTATATTACTCCAAATTATCATGTGGACGATGAGGCTGATGTAGGTGTGGTCAAGGTAAGAGTCTTCCCGATATCAGATCGTAATTGATAATTAGAATAAGATGTCGAATCTAATATTAGAATGAGATTCCAATATAAAAACATAATCTTAtccttataattagactgcggatttttatgcatttatggcttatgaaaatgttcaaaaaatgctacaatATAAAATTCGTTAAAACTCGGTaagattttcatttgttttggatctacgaaggctgttcccattaaaaatagtattttatttcatgccactttttaaaaatttgtctataaaaattgaaacttgcatgaacatccgcagtctacttatgatcTATTCTGGTACACTATTATAACGATCAGATGATCAGAGGATTTCAGATGATTTTTaagatttggttaaagattggttaaattttctacaattagaaaagattgGTGACtacatgtataattgattaatatagttgtattctttaaaatttaaccattgaattttattttcaaatcggacacgaacttatgcaatcatcttaTGTTATATTCCAATTTatcatttttacattttagttacTAGATATTATATTCTAGTTACTAGATTCAAATATTATGTATTCCAGACATTATGCACATTAacataaatatctttttttcAGCTGTCGGATCCAATTATATATAATGAGAATCAGAAGCCTATTCCGCTTAATATTGACAAACCACCAGAGAACGGTTATGGTTTATTGGTCGGATGGGGTCAAGTTCCCGCGCAGGGACGTCGTTTGTCCAACAACCAACAATATCAGTTCCTTATGATACTGGACCTTGCCACGTGTCGAACGTTCTACCAGCAAGAACGCGGCCAACATATCTGCACGTCGACGGCAAGAACTTATGCCGTGTGTGGGGTGAGTCATCGTAATTTCCATTTTACATTTTACTTAACCCTTCTGTCAATAGCTGTacactgtacagggtgttcattcgaaaactttccagccgaatatctcgaaaagtatgaaatatattaaaaaagtgtataacacgtgtccaaggatttcgagggggaatGAGAGGACCAGTATCAGTTTTTGTATATTCTGTATATTCTTATCCGTTGCTGATGTTATCAGTCAACTGGACATCTCATATAATGAATATGAAATGAGATTAATTGTTTTTTCTATTAATGGatcacggattttatgcaaataattaaaatgtttggAGAAGAAATCAATTTCCAATTGACTCCCATTTCGTACGATTGATTTGACATATTTTTATTcggcataaaaatccgcggatTACTGATGAACACATGTTTATTACGAATTTTATagatttgtaacaaaaatgggtCGGCAATCGTGGGATGATTTTATGAGTGAATCGTCATGAGCACATTGTAAACTGGTTAACTATTGATAATTGGATTTCGCATCATTTATATGGTGTTTCGTTTATTTATCTAGGGTGACAGCGGCAGTCCATTGGTCGTCGATAACAAAGTCGTAGGCGTCACGTCACGCGGTGATTGCGAAGCAGGAAGGCCTGATCTTTTCGCTACCGTTTACTATAATCTGGATTTCATTCAGCAGGCGTTGGCTTCGTAATATGTATGTTGCAGATATAATCTACAACTTAATCAGAGTTCTgtaaacattattgaataaagttTAATTGCACGTTATTCTTGATTTTGTACTGGCAGCCTGTTTCTTCATCCTGTTTCACTGTGATTCGTCTAAAACTGTCAACACTATGAAGTAATGTAACTATGAACATCTTAACAACGAGTAAACACAAAACGAACAATCACAGTTTCTTTATTTCCATTCATATATAAATTAGTgttaaatgtaaaaaatattaatataaatgattttaaataaatagttaaataataaattacgcTTAAAATTAATACTCCATTgttttttgaataaattcgaGGCTGTCGTAGATACTCGTAAAAATATCTGGTAAACCACGTGCACAGGGAACTCCTCGCGATGCGACACCAACTATTTCATTATTGTACACGAGCGGATCACCACTGTCGCCCTTGAAGAAGTAGAAACAAAGGATCGTATAaagtcacattacttttttgattgttcattgaataataaaattctcTAGCGATAGAAAAATATGAATCACCGTATTTTATCAATTAGATGCTCTTTGTAATATATTCGAtggataaaatttgtaatttaacAAAGTTCAAACTGTTGACTGTAATAGGCTtcgatacaaaaaaaatttcctttaatctattttataaataaaatcgatCAGTTTTCCTATGAATAATATGTAGACTGCGTTTTTTTTGCATTtggaacaaaaatgagtagatcaaattCAAAATACTGCAAAGattaaaatttaagaatatagaTATATTACTCCTAACTtatagaatatatgtatatcgatcAGTTTTCCGATGAATAATATGTACACTGTGGAATTTATGCATTcagaacaaaaatgagtagattaaaTTCGAAATACTGCAAGATTAAAACTTAAGAATGTAATATTACTCCTAACTTATTAAAATAATCGAAGAAAGAAAACGATTTCTAGCAACAGCTTTGCTTCAATATGTCGTCAAAATAGAGAGAATTAGTTTATACTTACTGTACATGTGCCAATATTGGGACCACTTAAAGTACAGATTTCACTGATGATGAAACCGGAAGTTGCTCTGCAGGACATAGTGTCTATTACTTTGACTGTTAAATATTGTTGTGAATTCGACATGGCTGTTGGAGGAGAGGTCGTACTACCCCATCCAGTTACAGTGGCGTAGACATTTGCAGGTGTCCTTTTGCTAGGAAATGCTATCGGCTGTTGATTCACATTAAAATTGATTGGGTCGGCAAGCTGTAAcatcaaatattaaaaattaattattttccacAAATGGTTCATTCTGTGGAATTTGTTTGTCTtataattagactacggatttttatgcatttacaaagaaattggtggggtgaaatataaaacaacaaaCAGTGGAAGATTAGAGAAaaataagaatattgttatgttgttttcaatgtgAAAAATCTAATaatggatgaaataaatttttatttaactcttgCCACCCACAatcgttgcaaaatatttttatttcgcataaagattcgcagtctacttataaccagactgtggattttatgcacttatggtaagaatgagtgggtgcaatttgtattaatccttagcactcgaatggtgactttgAAGcatcgctaaaaattgctgtaccattattcgattatccattattcaaaatatcgtttacattattaaatatatcggtgtctaatcaattactaaacatttaggtattgtatgagttactataccaatttcatacacataaaattttttaaatcagggaatggaaatattctatgttggaagaaatgtttaattttcgagttaaaataatcgagtgtaaagggttaaaatttGACAACCAATGAATTGATTCGATTTGAAAAATCATACCTTGATTACGCCAACATCTTTATCGAGGTAGTCACTGTAATAGGGATGAGGATACAAGGCAGCTACGCGATGAGTTTCACCACCCTGGTTGAGGTGAATAGTTCCAGTTACAACCACCACGTCTTCTGTTTTGTTCTTCAAGTTTTGTATACAATGTGCAGCAGTGAGGACATGGTACTTGCTGATGATAGCGCCACCGCAAAACGGTTTATTGTCTACTTTGATAAACACAGCATACGGAAATTGCCCGGGCTGTGTTTCTTTTCCACTTATTAGCCGCTCGAGATCGTCTGCACTCGCTGAAAAAAATCAATGTTCGTCAAATTAAAGGTCAGGGCAAACGTCAGGGCAAACCCAAAAGGTGAGTTCAAGTATATAAAGAAAGCGTTCGTATGAACTTATGTTAATTATAAATCAATTCATAATTATCCAGAAAAATTTAAGCAACAATGTTGTATTAGCCAACCAGAATTGGTACTAAATTTTAGACGACAAAGTCAAATGAAGCTGAAGGACGACAAAGTCAGAAAAAATCAAAGGTAAATGAAGtattttacaataaattataaatgaatTATTAGACTTACCAAACGCCACGGCCGACAGTAAGAGAAGAGTTACAACGCTGCAGTACATGATCGAAATTCTTATTAGTTCTGTCGAGCGTTATGTTAATTGTTGCACACCTGGCCCGTCAATGAAGCCTTTATATACTGTCTGGACGATTGTATTACCATGTGAAGCGCGCGTGATTATTTCTGATATCGCCGGAAGCATTTTACAGTAATCTTCCGATTTGTCGGGGTATTCTcagaatttcttgaaaaaagtTCCGtgacaagatttaaaaaattcgtcgTGATTTGTTCTTATGCCATGTGTCATAACACCCCAAAATTTCGAAGACGTTTTACACACGAGAAAAGACATAATTGTTTACTTTTCCTGAAACGCGATTtgtgaaatttatatttttttaaatgcgcTGATACTCGTACTAATTATTTTACTGTAAAATGCCAATTTACGATTTTGTATTGAaccaataaattttttaatgaaattctaGTTGTAATGGATTCTTATTGTAAATCATTTTCATTGATGAAActctccggattttatgcatttatgacaaaagtgagtaAGTCGATTTCAAAAGATTGAGCAGATTAAATAACTCGAagggtattaatatattattttcactatattaaaattaatcatGGAAGATATAAATTTCCatttagcttctgtgtcttaCCATTGACAcacaatttctttttatttcgcataaagatctggAGTCTATTTATCATTCTTGAATAAACTGTGTCGATGTTCGAAAATAATAAATGCACATTGCACATTTACATAGCAGCACTGCAGGTAACACTATTCATCGCACGATTAAAACTGTGGTTCTGATAATTTGATCACTGTGCACGTATCGAAAGATGTGTGTACTAAGGAAttcaaattatataaattataggTGATTAGTATAATGTATTATGGACTAAAACGGTGGTCTAAGGGAAAATAATGGCGTCGAGCGCGAAAGTTCGCGTGCGGTTGGCaataccctcgatattcttGCACAATCGTGGGAAAGAATGATTTAAACCTATTTATTTCGCATGATTCGCGCGCCGATCCTGTTGCGGACGCGGCAGTTGTTAAATTAATGATCTATTTGGTCCGCATTGTTGACAGACGCATTAACGATAAATTGGCGGTAGAAGGTACGTGGGAAAGCGCACGACAGCCATTCGTAGGATGCTGTTAATTTACATGTCAATTGCGAAAGGTGTTTGACTGTAAGATGGCAGAACGCTCAGGTAAATGCGTGTTAACGATGTCGATGAACCAACAGCTGTGCTGTGAAATTGACACGAaacatgtttgtttaaaaagaGTATCATTCCACCGTCTCGTCCGTGATTTACAAAGCGAGGCATGAAATGTGTGAACAAAATTCCATTACGAATGGTAAAATTTGATCaagtaaaaatttgtttaaaaagaaTACGACTCCTTTGTTTCGCCCGGGTTTTATGAAGTTAGATATGAATGTGAATGAACGAGATTTAATCAAGAATGGTACAGTTTTATTAAGCAAAAGGAATTAAAAGTGCATGGATAACGTGTACTACGTTCCAAGTAATGTCGGAAAAGtttatacaataatatttatttacatttattttataagtaATACTATGtgcttttttaaaaaactaaTTTGGAAATATAAAAGAATAGAGTAATAGTTAATAATTAATGAGGAGTGACTATAAAgtgtataaaatattatataaaattatacaaattcgtataattgTCGAACTTAATAATAATTCGATagcggatttaatgc from Lasioglossum baleicum chromosome 2, iyLasBale1, whole genome shotgun sequence harbors:
- the LOC143216298 gene encoding chymotrypsin-1-like; this translates as MDPKFMLFLFALAFATADEAERIVGGKEAEPGQFPYMASLRVRNRHICGGGIIDANHILTAAHCVTAANKNDIKDVTIVTATNSRTQGGNVYRVEAMHYDPGYDSDPDKDVAIIKLADRIVFNDLQKPISMSDSRPPEEQYAVISGWGGVTPPPVQAPERLQYQFVRMIKFSDCRSVYPDITTAVCTNNGVNIGVCSGDSGSPLVYNNRVVAVTSRAVLCAKGYPDLYSSTADNMKFLREAMTW
- the LOC143216304 gene encoding chymotrypsin-1-like produces the protein MKAARGAEDEAKAPQDTHLGWYPYVVSLRSNNEHICGGAIIDPTHILTAAHCLINFLQTPNQLVAITSTIYLDHGGETHPVSAVYITPNYHVDDEADVGVVKLSDPIIYNENQKPIPLNIDKPPENGYGLLVGWGQVPAQGRRLSNNQQYQFLMILDLATCRTFYQQERGQHICTSTARTYAVCGGDSGSPLVVDNKVVGVTSRGDCEAGRPDLFATVYYNLDFIQQALAS
- the LOC143216313 gene encoding chymotrypsin-2-like, with amino-acid sequence SASADDLERLISGKETQPGQFPYAVFIKVDNKPFCGGAIISKYHVLTAAHCIQNLKNKTEDVVVVTGTIHLNQGGETHRVAALYPHPYYSDYLDKDVGVIKLADPINFNVNQQPIAFPSKRTPANVYATVTGWGSTTSPPTAMSNSQQYLTVKVIDTMSCRATSGFIISEICTLSGPNIGTCTGDSGDPLVYNNEIVGVASRGVPCARGLPDIFTSIYDSLEFIQKTMEY